From a region of the Garciella nitratireducens DSM 15102 genome:
- the guaD gene encoding guanine deaminase — translation MKALKGNIIFTSSPEKFEVFENSYLVESKGKVYGIFKKLPQHLKNIKIHNFGKSLIIPGFVDLHFHAPQFQNIGIGYDEELLEWLNKYTFPEEAKYDNEEYAKRLYKKVAKEIWRNGTTRVSLLSTIHRNATEILMDIFHKAGIGAYVGKVNMDRNSPDYYIESTEESLSVTKDWILKTKDKYPLVKPIITPRFVPACSEKLMRGLADLAEKYDIKIQSHLSENQEEVEWVKSLHPEYETYAHVYDAMGLLNEDTVMAHAVYSNEKEIELLAERKSFVAHCPNANYNLASGIMPLRRFIDAGVKIGLGTDVGAGHQVGIYKVMSQAIQASKIKWLESGKKEEYLTTSEAFYLGTKGGGRFFGKVGSFEKGYSFDALVIDDKNLGDRDIRSIEERLQRFIYCGDDRNIIKRYVEGKVLCEPI, via the coding sequence ATGAAAGCTTTAAAGGGAAATATTATTTTTACGAGTTCTCCTGAAAAATTTGAAGTTTTTGAAAATAGTTATTTAGTAGAATCAAAAGGGAAAGTTTATGGGATCTTTAAAAAACTCCCACAGCATCTTAAAAATATAAAGATTCATAATTTTGGAAAATCATTGATTATTCCTGGCTTTGTAGATTTACATTTTCATGCACCACAGTTTCAGAATATTGGAATTGGTTATGATGAAGAGTTATTGGAATGGCTTAACAAATATACTTTTCCAGAGGAAGCTAAATATGATAATGAGGAATATGCAAAAAGGTTGTATAAGAAAGTTGCTAAAGAAATATGGAGAAATGGAACGACCAGAGTATCTCTTCTTTCTACTATTCATAGAAATGCAACAGAGATTTTAATGGATATTTTTCATAAAGCAGGAATTGGCGCTTATGTTGGAAAAGTAAACATGGATAGAAATTCTCCAGATTATTATATAGAATCCACTGAAGAATCTTTATCAGTTACAAAAGATTGGATTTTAAAAACAAAGGATAAGTATCCTTTGGTAAAACCAATAATTACTCCTAGATTTGTACCTGCTTGTTCAGAAAAGCTTATGAGAGGACTTGCAGATCTTGCTGAGAAGTATGATATTAAAATACAGAGTCATCTTTCAGAAAATCAAGAGGAGGTGGAATGGGTAAAATCTCTTCATCCAGAATATGAGACATATGCTCATGTATATGATGCGATGGGATTGCTTAACGAGGATACTGTTATGGCTCATGCAGTTTATAGTAATGAAAAAGAAATAGAACTTCTTGCTGAGAGAAAATCTTTTGTAGCTCATTGTCCAAATGCAAATTATAATTTAGCATCTGGGATCATGCCTTTAAGAAGATTTATTGATGCAGGAGTTAAGATAGGACTTGGAACTGATGTAGGAGCAGGACATCAAGTAGGGATATATAAAGTAATGAGTCAGGCTATTCAAGCTTCTAAGATAAAATGGCTGGAGAGTGGAAAAAAGGAAGAATATCTTACCACCTCAGAAGCATTTTATCTGGGGACTAAAGGTGGTGGAAGATTTTTTGGAAAGGTAGGATCTTTTGAAAAAGGTTATTCTTTTGATGCCTTAGTCATAGATGATAAAAATCTTGGAGATAGGGATATTAGAAGTATAGAAGAACGTCTTCAAAGATTTATATATTGTGGAGATGATAGGAATATCATTAAACGATATGTAGAAGGAAAAGTACTTTGTGAACCAATATAG
- a CDS encoding FAD binding domain-containing protein, whose amino-acid sequence MVKLKNGYIATNLQEALRIMKEEKVTPYGGGTDLMVEQKGKPTYLFLHKVAELKEITQDKQYIKMGSEVTFTDIEQSNIAPQILKDAIAKLAAPAIRNFGTVGGNIGNGSAKADSALIFFVTDSFIHLKSIGSDRIIPIKQFYKKRKELDLKEGELIVEILIPKKHLEHYYYKKIGARNSLAISRVSFAGLFDTQDGVITHLATAFGAVESMIVRHPEIDDILIGKTIEEAKNLKNIYLETYEKAIHPNAGRVSKEYRKTVCMNLLEDFLRQNGIS is encoded by the coding sequence CTTCGCATTATGAAGGAAGAAAAAGTAACTCCTTATGGTGGAGGAACGGACTTAATGGTTGAGCAAAAGGGGAAACCTACGTATCTTTTTTTACACAAAGTAGCTGAACTAAAAGAAATAACACAAGACAAACAGTATATTAAAATGGGATCAGAAGTTACTTTTACAGATATAGAACAATCCAATATTGCGCCACAGATTTTAAAAGATGCAATAGCGAAGCTTGCTGCTCCTGCTATCAGAAATTTTGGGACCGTAGGAGGAAATATTGGAAATGGATCTGCAAAAGCAGATTCTGCATTAATTTTCTTTGTGACCGACTCTTTTATTCATTTAAAAAGTATAGGATCGGATAGAATCATTCCTATAAAGCAATTTTATAAAAAAAGAAAAGAACTTGATTTAAAAGAAGGAGAACTTATTGTTGAGATCTTGATTCCAAAAAAACATTTGGAGCATTATTATTATAAAAAAATAGGGGCTAGGAATTCTTTAGCTATTTCTCGAGTGAGCTTTGCAGGACTTTTTGATACACAAGATGGAGTGATCACCCATTTAGCAACGGCTTTTGGTGCAGTAGAATCTATGATTGTAAGGCACCCAGAAATAGATGATATTCTAATAGGGAAAACGATAGAAGAAGCTAAAAATTTAAAAAATATTTATTTAGAAACCTATGAGAAAGCGATTCATCCAAATGCAGGAAGAGTTTCTAAAGAATATAGAAAAACAGTATGTATGAATCTTTTAGAAGATTTTCTTAGGCAAAATGGAATTTCATAG
- a CDS encoding NCS2 family permease — MFNKGNKKAVEVEKQSNLLEKYFHLSERGTNVKTEMLAGLTTFIAMSYIIFVIPNQFLVSAGVPQGSATAATILSTAVATLLVGIYANLPIAMGPGLGLGAVFAFVMVGSMGLNWQTALGAVFISGVIFLILAVTNITKSIIEAIPKVLKSAIGVGIGLFISFIGFKNAGIIVSSESSYIALGNLADPSTILAIMGLIITCILMARDIKGAFLIGIVSTTILGMIMGVTKIPTNINDFISYIPPLPTETFGELDVVEAIKYGLFSIIFTITIVDLFDNIGTIIAVSGKAGLLDENGNLPGINKGLIAGSFAAMAGGVLGTCTVTTYLESASGVAEGGRTGLTAVTTGVLFLGTLFFTPLAGLVPGAATAPILIILGALMIGDIVHINFTDFTDGLPAFLTIILMPFTSSIVEGMSFGFISYTLLKLVTGKYKEINPIMYVLSIIFIIHFSIA; from the coding sequence ATGTTTAATAAAGGCAATAAAAAAGCAGTAGAAGTAGAAAAACAAAGTAACTTACTAGAGAAATATTTTCATTTATCTGAACGAGGAACTAATGTGAAAACAGAAATGTTAGCAGGTCTTACTACATTTATTGCAATGTCTTATATTATTTTTGTTATTCCTAATCAATTTTTAGTTTCTGCAGGAGTACCACAAGGAAGTGCTACTGCTGCTACTATATTATCTACAGCAGTTGCTACTTTACTAGTTGGAATTTATGCGAATCTTCCAATAGCTATGGGGCCAGGTTTAGGATTAGGAGCTGTTTTTGCTTTTGTAATGGTAGGAAGTATGGGTCTTAATTGGCAGACTGCTCTAGGTGCAGTATTTATATCTGGAGTTATATTTCTTATACTAGCTGTAACCAATATAACAAAATCTATCATAGAGGCGATTCCTAAGGTGCTTAAATCAGCTATAGGAGTAGGAATTGGATTATTTATTTCTTTTATTGGTTTTAAAAATGCAGGAATTATTGTTTCCTCTGAAAGCAGCTATATTGCTCTTGGAAATCTAGCAGATCCTTCAACTATATTAGCGATAATGGGTTTGATTATTACTTGTATTCTTATGGCTAGGGATATAAAAGGAGCTTTTTTAATTGGAATCGTTTCAACGACTATTCTTGGTATGATCATGGGGGTAACAAAGATACCCACTAATATAAACGATTTCATATCTTATATTCCTCCACTTCCTACAGAAACCTTTGGAGAGCTTGATGTTGTAGAGGCTATAAAATATGGGCTTTTTTCCATAATTTTTACCATTACAATTGTAGATCTTTTTGATAATATTGGAACCATTATTGCAGTTTCAGGAAAAGCAGGACTGTTAGATGAAAATGGAAATTTACCAGGGATTAATAAGGGATTAATAGCAGGGTCTTTTGCGGCAATGGCAGGTGGAGTACTTGGTACTTGTACAGTAACTACTTACCTTGAAAGTGCTTCTGGAGTTGCTGAAGGTGGAAGAACAGGATTAACAGCTGTAACTACAGGAGTATTATTTTTAGGAACGTTATTTTTTACCCCTTTAGCAGGACTTGTTCCAGGAGCTGCTACAGCACCTATTTTAATTATTTTAGGTGCACTTATGATTGGGGATATTGTTCATATTAATTTTACAGATTTTACAGATGGTCTCCCAGCATTTTTGACGATTATACTTATGCCTTTTACATCTAGTATTGTTGAAGGAATGTCCTTTGGTTTTATATCCTATACGCTTTTAAAGTTAGTTACTGGAAAATATAAAGAAATTAATCCTATTATGTATGTACTTTCTATTATATTTATAATACATTTCTCAATAGCATAG